The sequence tgggggaggggtgtgggtggtgTCTCTGGACCCATGTGCCCCCTGGCTCTGTGCCCCCCAGCTGCGATCCTGGACGATCAGACGGTATGTGGGCGCGGGGAGcggctggccctggccctggcccgggAGCAGATCAACAGCATCATCGAGGTGCCGGCTAAGGCCCGCGTGGAGGTCGAAATCTTCGAACTGCAGCGCGACAGCCAGTACGAGACCACTGACACCAGTACGTGTGTGAGGGGCCGTGCGTGAGACCACTGACACCAGTACGTGTGTGAGGGGCCGTGCGTGAGACCACTGACACCAGTACGTGTGGAAGGGGCCGTGTGTGAGACCACTGACACCAGTACGTGTGGAAGGGGCCGTGTGTGAGACCACTGACACCAGTACGTGTGCGAGGGGGTGTGCGTGAGACCACTGACACCAGTACGTGTGCGAGGGGCTATGCGTGAGACCACTGACACCAGTACGTGTGCGAGGGGGTGTGCGTGAGACCACTGA comes from Gopherus evgoodei ecotype Sinaloan lineage unplaced genomic scaffold, rGopEvg1_v1.p scaffold_137_arrow_ctg1, whole genome shotgun sequence and encodes:
- the LOC115639849 gene encoding glutamate receptor ionotropic, kainate 5-like; translated protein: MPTSPAPLLLLIVGFARLSLQVLSSLRMAAILDDQTVCGRGERLALALAREQINSIIEVPAKARVEVEIFELQRDSQYETTDT